Genomic DNA from Vibrio sp. SNU_ST1:
CTCTAGCGTTGAGAAGTCGTGAGATTCTAACTATTTAGTACGAATTGGAAAACAATTATAAGGTAAATAAATGCAAACAGTTGGAACTGGCGGGCGATGACAGGCGAGTTGACGGTTAACTGTGATCAAAAACACTTTTTTTGGACGTGCTTTCTTTTCGTATAAAGTTTTTGTCTAAAGTTTTTCTCTCAGTGCCGATATAGACATTAGTGAATGGTTTATCTACATAAGTGGTTGGTGAAGTAATGAGATATTTAGCGATAATGTTAAGCATAGCTTTGGCTGGGTGCGAAACTACGTTACCAACAGGGTTATTCGGTGAGGATATGTTACAAACTGCACCGAAAACTGATTACGACATTATGTACCCTGAATGGGGGGTGGTTCAAACCACTCATCAGCAAGGAACTATTACTACTAACTACGGACGTGGTGTTTCGACCAATGATCCACTGGAAGTCTTTTTAAGACAAAACCGTATCGATTTTGAAGTTTTACCTGGCAACCATGTGATGGTAAAGCTTGTACAGCATGTGAACTTTAAAACAGGTTCGACATCTCCTGAACCCGCTTACAACCATTGGTTGGACACGTTAGGCAGCTATCTTTCTCGACGCCAAGACATTGATGTCGTCATCGAAGGACACACGGATAATACAGGCAGTGATCGTGTTAATGATCCGCTCTCTGAACAGCGCGCAAAAGAAGTGAAAGCTCGCTTAGAAAGTAACTATGTTTCGAGTCGTGCTATTTACACCCGCGGTTTTGGTGAGTACGTTCCTGCATGTAACAACGCTTCAGCACAAGGTAAAGCCTGTAACCGCCGTGTTGAGTTGATGCTGATTGTGTCGAAATAGATGCGAGAAGCTTGATTTTTTGAATCGAAAGAGCGTATCGATTACAGACATAAAAAATCCCTCATGAAGAGGGATTTTTTGTATTTGGCTTGTGTTGCTTTTCCGCTTATGCGAACTGTTTCTCTAAGTAAGATACGATATCTGAAGACTCGTACATCCACTCAGTTTTGCCGTCTTTCTCTATACGTAGACAAGGCACTTTCACACGACCGCCGCCAGCTTCAAGCTCTGCACGGTGTTGTTCATTATTTTTTGCATCACGAAGTTCAAATTGAACTGACTGACGTTTCATCGAACGTCGCACTTTTACACAAAATGGACATGCTTCGAATTGGTACAACGTGTGCGTTTTTGCCTGCTCGTTCACTTTGCTTTGTTCTTCTTGAGAACGCTTCACACCGCGTGGGCTGAAAACAAAATTCAACAGCAAGATGACGCGACCTAAGAACCAACGGATAAACTTCATAAATCTCTCTACATCTTTAAAATTAGCGTTACAATTTGCAGCATTATATACACAAGTTTTGTCAGATGCTCGCAACAAACCGCTAATATCTATTTTGTCCGTTCGATCGTGTGAGACTTCGCCACATTTAGCCCTAAACGTTTGGACAGTCGAGTCAGGTTTGCTCGGTCTGTTTTCAGAACTCGCCCTGCTTGCGCCCAGTTAAAGTTGGCATCTTCCAACACCTCAGTGATGATGCTGCGTTGAAAATCATCGGTAGCGCCACGTAAACCTGCGGATAGGTCGATCGTTGGTGTTGATAACGGTGTGTTTTTTACCTGTGTCGTCGCTATAGGTTGATCTTGGTCGAGTGGGCCACAATCTTCTTTAGTGATTGTCACGAGATTTTTGTTAGTGCTACGAGCTAATGCTTTTAGTGCTGAACGACTGATAACGTGTTCAAGCTCACGTACGTTACCTGGCCAACCGTAACGGTTTAGAAATACCAGTACATCAGAGCGGAATTTAACTTGGTTGATACCGAGTTTACGACGTGCTTGTTCTAGGAAGAAGCCTGCTAGCAAGCTGATGTCGTCACCTCGGTCTTTCAGAGCTGGCACTGCGATAGGGTACACACTCAGTCGGTGGTATAAATCAGCTCTGAATCGACCGTCTTCAACTTCTTGCTTTAAGTCTCGGTTGGTTGCAGCTAAAACACGAACATCAATAGTTTGAATGTTGTCTTGGCCTACAGGTTGAATTTCGTTGTTTTGCAGTGCACGCAATAGCTTACTTTGTGCAGCCAAAGGCAACTCACCAATTTCATCTAAGAATAGTGTGCCGCCATCGGCTAAAGCAAATTTACCTAAGCGGTTTTTGTCTGCACCAGTAAACGCGCCACGAACGTGACCAAATAGTTCACTCTCTACCAAGTTCTCAGGAATAGCAGCACAGTTGACGTAGACCAACGGATTACGTTTACGCTGGGATTGGTGGTGCAGGGTACGAGCAACGAGCTCTTTACCAACACCAGTATCACCATGAATCAGAATATTAAATTCAGAGGGTGCGACAACCGCAATATCGTTTTTAAGCGCGACCATGGTGTCACTATTACCAATCAATTCGCCGCCGTCACGTTCCCACGCTTCAACATTCAACTCTTCCAGTAATTGCTTTGACTGTTTTGCTTGATGTTCAAGTTGCGAGAAAGTCATCGCCATTTGCATCGTAGAGGCAGCAATAGCGGCGAGAACTTCTAGGTTCCGAGCCGGAATATTCGCGAAGACATCAGGTTTTAGGCTGTCGAGGGTTAGTACCCCTAACAATTTGTCACCAAATAGAAGAGGCAAACCCATACAGGCATGCATGGGCAAATCGCCATCGTGGTCGATCAGTAAGCCATCGAAAGGATCAGACAATGAGCTATCCGCATCAAAACGAACTGGAGAACGCGATGCACAAATCGCATCAAAACGCGGATGTTCTGAAATAATAAAGCGGCGACCGAATGTATCTCGACTGAGCCCTTGCATTGCGATGGGTACTAGCGTGTCACCTTGAAGGCTTAAAAGTGCGACACAATCACACGTTATGGTTTTACGAATGGCATCGATTAAGCGATTGAAACGGTCTTGATCGTTCACACCGCTGGCTAAACCAATGGTCATTTCCATGAGAGTGGATGCTGAGATATCTTGCATAAAGGGCTCATACTGTTTGTATTTTCATACATGGTAGAGTCTTTATGACATAAAAAAAAGGTCTTTTTGACTAAAGTTTGAAGAGGTTTTTTGAAGGAATGCTAGGCACAACAAGCTTTCGCATGTTGGCATCGTTTGTGCAGTGTGTCCATTGCGTGTTGTCTATATGACTGAATAACTGACCTATCATTGATTTGAATCAATTAATGCGAATTTATCAGCCCACGTAATTCTCATAAAAATAGTAGCCAAAGAGCTCATTGAGAAAGAATTAATATAAAGTCATCTTTAAATAAAATTAGTCAATTTGACATGAAAGGTCAAAAGACTAAGTGTTCGGAGTAAATCAATGCTAAACAATCTACATATCAACATCATCAAATCGACGATTCCTCTTTTAGAAAGCGCAGGCCCTGCTTTAACTCAACACTTCTATCAACGTATGTTTACACATAACCCTGAGTTGAAAGATATCTTCAATATGACTCACCAAAGAACAGGTCGCCAAGGTGTGGCACTGTTTGAAGCTATCGCGGCTTATGCTAAAAATATTGATAACCTAGCAGCGTTAACCACTGCGGTTGAGCGTATTGCACAGAAACACACAAGCTTTAATATTCAACCAGACCATTACCAAATCGTTGGTCACCACCTGATTGAAACATTACGCGAATTGGCGACAGCGGCGTTTACTTCGGAAGTGGAAGAAGCGTGGACAGAAGCTTATTTGTTCTTAGCGAAAGTATTTATCGACCGTGAAGCGGACCTCTACCTACAACGTAAGCATGCAGTAGGTGGTTGGGAAGCTGCACGTACGTTTGTGATTGCAGATAAAATCGAAGAGTCAGCATTAGTTACAAGCTTTATCTTACAACCAAAAGATGGCGGTGACGTTCTGGATTACACGCCAGGCCAGTACATCGGTATCGAAGTGCATCCTGAAGGCGCAGAGTATAAGGAAATGCGTCAATACTCACTATCAGATAAACCTAACGGTAAATATTACCGAATCTCGGTTAAGCGCGAAGGGCATGGTCAAGAGACACAAGGGGTGGTTTCTAACCATCTTCATGATGATGCTTCTATTGGTCAAGAGGTAAACCTATACGCACCTGCGGGTGACTTCATGTATCAAGAGCGTAACAAGCCAGTCACGTTGATCTCAGCTGGTGTAGGTGTAACACCGATGCAATCTATGCTTGAGTTTTTAAGCGGCGAACAGAAAAATGAACCTGTTCTTTACCTTCATGCATGTGAAGATGTTGGTCAACACTCTTTTACTACCCGAGTTAAAGACATTGTTGCCGACAAAGGCTGGGAAGCGAAAACGTGGTACATGAATAAGGGAACTTTAGAGTGCGAAAATACGTACGAGGGCCCAATGGATTTAGCGCCTCTTTCTAATACTCAAAGTTTCCTTGAAAGTGACTTTTATATTTGTGGGCCAGTTGGTTTCATGAAGTACATCGTTGAGCAGTTAGACGCACTTAAAGTTGATCGTTCACGCGTACACTACGAAGTATTTGGCCCTCACGCTGATTTCTAATCGTAGTCGCCTGATCTATTAACTCCTTGCCTATTCAAAGGCCTCACAGTGTGAGGTCTTTTTTTCGTTTGGTTTGTCCAGCGAGAGACCATTGGATATTGGAGTAGGGGGTGACCAAGGTAAGATCTTCTGGCGTTCGTTTTAAGAACGCTTAACTTTTTTGGATATGTCATCAGAATCAAAAAACTCAGGCCAGTACATTTTTACATAACCACCTGCCACCCAAATCACTAGGATGGTCGCGATGGTTAATTCAAAGAAGCCGAATTTATGCAGCCAATACCATTGTGGGTATTCCTCGCCGAAAAACGTGGTTAATCGATGCATGGCAATAGCGCTGATCACGGATGGGAAGGTGACGGCAGCAATTGAAGGTTGGAACTTCAGACGCATTAGGCGGATATAACACAAGTAGATCAGCAGTGTCATGGTGATAGCAATGCCAGCCAATGCGCCTGTCAGAATCGGGTCTGGGTTGTCGAAGTTAACCAAGTAAGCGGCTAAAGATAAGTTAACCGGAGCCGCCATGATAGCGAGTGTTGGTCTTGCTCGGCGTGGCAGGTTTCCTTCGAACACCAAGCGATACAACACCACTGGCAGCATGAGGAAATAGATACCGATACAAGTGGCCGCCAGTGTCTCTGAAAAAACTGTGTGTCCAAACTGTGTACCTGCTAAGGAACTGCTGATTAACCCCACGGGATACAGGAACCAACTCGGCACAATGTTCGACATTTTGAAATTGAGGATCTGGAAACTAAAGAACAACACCATCATGGTAAAATGCAACAACAACGCGCAGAACCAGACTGGATAGGCGATTATTGGAGATATCTCGGCGAGATAGTCACATAGAATCAATAACGCCATGCTCATCGGCGCCATTAAGCTTCCGCTAAGTGGATGGCGAATGTCATTGATGAAAGTATCAAAACTGGTGATGTAACGAAGTAAAACGGGCAGTAATAACAGTGCGCCAAACGCAGCAAGGTAAGGTCGAATGATCTCACCAACCCCTGGCAGATATAATGCCCAAGCTTGCCCCA
This window encodes:
- a CDS encoding OmpA family protein, translating into MLSIALAGCETTLPTGLFGEDMLQTAPKTDYDIMYPEWGVVQTTHQQGTITTNYGRGVSTNDPLEVFLRQNRIDFEVLPGNHVMVKLVQHVNFKTGSTSPEPAYNHWLDTLGSYLSRRQDIDVVIEGHTDNTGSDRVNDPLSEQRAKEVKARLESNYVSSRAIYTRGFGEYVPACNNASAQGKACNRRVELMLIVSK
- the hmpA gene encoding NO-inducible flavohemoprotein; translation: MLNNLHINIIKSTIPLLESAGPALTQHFYQRMFTHNPELKDIFNMTHQRTGRQGVALFEAIAAYAKNIDNLAALTTAVERIAQKHTSFNIQPDHYQIVGHHLIETLRELATAAFTSEVEEAWTEAYLFLAKVFIDREADLYLQRKHAVGGWEAARTFVIADKIEESALVTSFILQPKDGGDVLDYTPGQYIGIEVHPEGAEYKEMRQYSLSDKPNGKYYRISVKREGHGQETQGVVSNHLHDDASIGQEVNLYAPAGDFMYQERNKPVTLISAGVGVTPMQSMLEFLSGEQKNEPVLYLHACEDVGQHSFTTRVKDIVADKGWEAKTWYMNKGTLECENTYEGPMDLAPLSNTQSFLESDFYICGPVGFMKYIVEQLDALKVDRSRVHYEVFGPHADF
- a CDS encoding TDT family transporter, with the translated sequence MNWRRLTQVKNVPPSQASLALGVIGLGQAWALYLPGVGEIIRPYLAAFGALLLLPVLLRYITSFDTFINDIRHPLSGSLMAPMSMALLILCDYLAEISPIIAYPVWFCALLLHFTMMVLFFSFQILNFKMSNIVPSWFLYPVGLISSSLAGTQFGHTVFSETLAATCIGIYFLMLPVVLYRLVFEGNLPRRARPTLAIMAAPVNLSLAAYLVNFDNPDPILTGALAGIAITMTLLIYLCYIRLMRLKFQPSIAAVTFPSVISAIAMHRLTTFFGEEYPQWYWLHKFGFFELTIATILVIWVAGGYVKMYWPEFFDSDDISKKVKRS
- a CDS encoding glutaredoxin codes for the protein MKFIRWFLGRVILLLNFVFSPRGVKRSQEEQSKVNEQAKTHTLYQFEACPFCVKVRRSMKRQSVQFELRDAKNNEQHRAELEAGGGRVKVPCLRIEKDGKTEWMYESSDIVSYLEKQFA
- the norR gene encoding nitric oxide reductase transcriptional regulator NorR; translation: MQDISASTLMEMTIGLASGVNDQDRFNRLIDAIRKTITCDCVALLSLQGDTLVPIAMQGLSRDTFGRRFIISEHPRFDAICASRSPVRFDADSSLSDPFDGLLIDHDGDLPMHACMGLPLLFGDKLLGVLTLDSLKPDVFANIPARNLEVLAAIAASTMQMAMTFSQLEHQAKQSKQLLEELNVEAWERDGGELIGNSDTMVALKNDIAVVAPSEFNILIHGDTGVGKELVARTLHHQSQRKRNPLVYVNCAAIPENLVESELFGHVRGAFTGADKNRLGKFALADGGTLFLDEIGELPLAAQSKLLRALQNNEIQPVGQDNIQTIDVRVLAATNRDLKQEVEDGRFRADLYHRLSVYPIAVPALKDRGDDISLLAGFFLEQARRKLGINQVKFRSDVLVFLNRYGWPGNVRELEHVISRSALKALARSTNKNLVTITKEDCGPLDQDQPIATTQVKNTPLSTPTIDLSAGLRGATDDFQRSIITEVLEDANFNWAQAGRVLKTDRANLTRLSKRLGLNVAKSHTIERTK